One window of the Hemiscyllium ocellatum isolate sHemOce1 chromosome 11, sHemOce1.pat.X.cur, whole genome shotgun sequence genome contains the following:
- the LOC132820212 gene encoding cysteinyl leukotriene receptor 1-like, whose product MAEGTNPIAANYSWNTSCPSIDDFRNQVYSTVYSLVFVVGLSGNAFALFVLVRTFKQRTAFNVYMLNLAVSDMLCVCTLPLRVVYYAFKGRWIFGDFLCRISSYSLYVNLYCSILFMTAMSFNRFLAIVFPVKNLKIVNVKKAKIVCALIWIFVTATSSPFLLSGSHKEGNKTKCFEPPAGKRKQGLKSLLVMNYVSLVLGFILPFLIILVCYIFIVRALLKSTAAIQKKKASRQRAVHLIIIVLGAFLISFMPYHIQRTVHLHSLLQSNRNCDDIVYMQKSVVVTLCLAAANTCFDPLLYFFSGENFRRRLTSSFTRKSSVSSNQLSNKRKRSLMRVEQDKSDEDSFSPARANGSISK is encoded by the coding sequence ATGGCTGAAGGAACAAATCCGATTGCAGCAAACTATTCGTGGAACACGTCCTGCCCGTCGATTGATGATTTCCGGAATCAAGTGTATTCGACCGTGTACTCCCTGGTCTTTGTGGTGGGCTTGTCAGGAAATGCCTTTGCTCTGTTTGTACTGGTGAGAACGTTCAAGCAGCGAACAGCCTTCAACGTCTATATGCTCAACCTGGCAGTGTCGGACATGCTGTGTGTTTGCACCTTGCCCTTACGTGTGGTTTACTATGCTTTCAAGGGCAGGTGGATCTTTGGGGACTTTTTGTGCAGAATCAGCTCTTACTCTCTCTATGTTAATCTGTACTGCAGCATTCTCTTCATGACCGCCATGAGCTTCAATCGTTTCCTGGCCATCGTGTTCCCTGTTAAGAACCTGAAAATAGTCAATGTTAAGAAGGCCAAGATAGTTTGTGCCTTGATCTGGATTTTTGTCACTGCTACCAGCAGTCCGTTCCTTTTGTCAGGCTCTCACaaagaaggaaacaaaacaaagtgCTTTGAACCACCGGCTGGGAAGCGTAAACAAGGCCTGAAAAGCCTGTTGGTAATGAACTACGTTTCGCTGGTTTTAGGCTTCATCCTGCCATTTCTCATCATTCTTGTCTGTTACATCTTCATTGTGAGGGCACTATTGAAAAGCACAGCGGCCATTCAGAAGAAGAAAGCATCGCGCCAAAGAGCAGTGCATTTGATCATCATTGTGCTGGGTGCTTTCCTGATCAGCTTTATGCCCTATCACATCCAACGTACAGTGCACCTGCATTCCCTGCTGCAAAGCAACAGGAACTGTGATGACATTGTTTACATGCAGAAGTCTGTGGTGGTCACACTCTGTCTGGCAGCTGCCAACACCTGCTTTGATCCACTCTTGTACTTCTTCTCTGGAGAGAACTTTAGACGGAGACTGACCAGTTCCTTCACGCGAAAGTCATCCGTATCCAGCAATCAGCTGTCAAACAAGAGGAAACGCTCATTAATGCGCGTTGAACAAGACAAATCAGATGAAGATTCATTCAGCCCTGCTCGGGCAAATGGAAGCATCAGCAAGTAA